Proteins from a genomic interval of Phaseolus vulgaris cultivar G19833 unplaced genomic scaffold, P. vulgaris v2.0 scaffold_15, whole genome shotgun sequence:
- the LOC137817052 gene encoding proliferating cell nuclear antigen-like, which yields MLLQARMVQGSVLKKVVEVARNVAGERANLVFSTTGFSLQANNVAIMVAVVLPSDAFDYYHCDRTISIGISLDSMFRIFRVSSDDDIVTIKAFDGVDYLTFVFESPKQDKVSEFMTKDIDVVDQEPLLHISEAENHAMLKMPSVVFARIFSELADVGDSVTIKITDKSAKFSTKGEHGISTIICRQNLDVDKPEEAVVIEMNETVSVTFSLRLINSFTKTAPLCNTVTISFVSEMPSVFEYKIAETGYVRFFLRPREE from the exons ATGCTGCTGCAAGCTCGTATGGTGCAAGGTTCAGTCCTGAAGAAGGTGGTAGAGGTCGCAAGGAATGTGGCAGGGGAGAGAGCCAACTTGGTTTTCTCCACCACCGGATTCTCCCTGCAAGCCAACAATGTTGCCATAATGGTAGCCGTCGTTCTCCCCTCCGATGCTTTCGACTATTATCACTGCGACCGCACCATCTCCATCGGCATCAGCCTCGACTCCATGTTCCGGATCTTTCGTGTATCCTCCGATGATGACATCGTCACCATCAAAGCCTTTGACGGGGTGGACTATCTCACCTTCGTCTTCGAAAGCCCCA AGCAAGACAAGGTATCTGAGTTTATGACGAAGGATATTGATGTAGTAGACCAAGAGCCGCTTCTGCATATCTCCGAGGCGGAGAACCATGCCATGCTCAAGATGCCTTCTGTTGTGTTTGCAAGAATTTTCAGTGAACTCGCTGATGTTGGGGACAGTG TTACCATTAAGATTACCGACAAGTCTGCAAAGTTTAGCACTAAAGGAGAACATGGGATTTCAACCATAATCTGCAGGCAGAATCTTGATGTTGACAAG CCTGAGGAAGCAGTTGTGATAGAGATGAATGAGACTGTGAGCGTGACATTTTCATTGAGGTTGATAAATTCTTTCACAAAGACGGCGCCATTGTGTAATACAGTCACCATCAGCTTTGTAAGCGAGATGCCTTCTGTGTTCGAGTACAAAATTGCTGAGACTGGTTATGTTAGATTTTTTTTGCGTCCTAGGGAAGAATAA